A region from the Sutcliffiella horikoshii genome encodes:
- a CDS encoding DUF456 domain-containing protein codes for MEILYWALIIALFVIAFVGLVYPIIPSVLFLVGGFLLYGVFFSFEELTFLFWTITVLFVILLFVADYFANLLGVKKFGGSNASIWGSTIGLLIGPFVIPIAGIILGPFLGAVIGELLFNKNGFKASMKAGFGSVVGLFSSAFVKGIIQGIMIIVFFIFI; via the coding sequence ATGGAAATCCTATATTGGGCTTTAATCATTGCATTATTTGTCATTGCTTTTGTTGGGTTGGTCTACCCAATCATTCCAAGTGTACTCTTTTTAGTAGGCGGTTTTCTCCTTTATGGAGTGTTTTTCTCTTTTGAAGAGTTGACTTTTCTATTCTGGACCATCACCGTGTTATTTGTCATTTTGCTATTTGTCGCAGACTATTTTGCGAACCTTTTAGGTGTGAAAAAGTTTGGCGGAAGCAACGCATCTATTTGGGGCAGTACCATCGGATTATTGATTGGGCCGTTTGTTATACCAATAGCAGGTATCATTCTAGGACCATTCTTGGGAGCGGTTATCGGCGAGCTTCTATTTAATAAAAATGGTTTTAAAGCATCCATGAAAGCCGGTTTTGGATCTGTGGTCGGCCTGTTCAGCAGTGCATTTGTTAAGGGGATCATCCAGGGGATTATGATCATTGTATTCTTTATTTTCATCTAA
- a CDS encoding Na/Pi cotransporter family protein — protein sequence MDLDVQRLIFEFVGGLGIFLFGIKYMGDGLQKSAGDKLRDILDRFTTNPFMGVLAGILVTILLQTSSGTTALTVGLVSAGFMTLRQAIGVIMGANIGTTVTAFIIGIKIDEYALPIIAVGAVMLFFFKKQKIQYFGQIVFGFGALFYGLKTMGDGLKPLRELQTFTDLTVTMSDNPILGVVVGTVFTVIVQSSSATIGILQELYGQGAISLDAALPVLFGDNIGTTITAILAAIGASVAARRAALSHVVFNLLGTAIVLVLLIPFEKFILFLQSTLNLNPEMTIAFAHGSFNLANVIIQFPFIGLLALIVTKIIPGEDAIVEYKAKHLDPIFIEQSPSLALGQAKEEVLRMGEFSIVGLESTHNYLKTGTSKYSEQAYSIEDAINNLDRKITDYLVKLSSASLSDNESEEHSALMDTVRDIERIGDHFENIVELVDYQIANKVELTEAAETDLEEMFTLTQSTVKEAIEALRTNNKDLANEVRLKEDKIDKMERSLRKKHILRMNEGLCSGQAGIVFVDIISNLERIGDHAVNIAEAVLGEDHETL from the coding sequence TTGGACTTGGATGTTCAGAGGTTAATATTTGAATTTGTTGGTGGTCTGGGTATTTTCCTTTTCGGAATTAAATACATGGGTGACGGACTGCAAAAATCAGCTGGAGATAAGCTGAGAGATATTTTGGATCGTTTTACAACAAATCCGTTTATGGGTGTATTAGCGGGTATTCTTGTAACGATCTTACTTCAAACTAGTTCTGGAACAACTGCCCTAACGGTAGGTCTTGTTAGTGCAGGTTTTATGACATTGCGCCAAGCAATTGGTGTAATTATGGGTGCCAACATAGGTACTACTGTAACAGCGTTTATCATCGGTATTAAGATAGACGAGTATGCATTACCTATCATTGCAGTTGGTGCTGTAATGCTATTCTTCTTCAAAAAACAAAAAATTCAATATTTCGGGCAAATCGTTTTCGGATTCGGAGCTTTGTTCTACGGACTTAAAACGATGGGTGATGGATTAAAACCATTACGTGAACTTCAAACGTTTACTGATTTAACTGTAACAATGAGTGATAATCCTATTCTTGGGGTTGTTGTTGGTACGGTGTTTACAGTAATAGTACAAAGTTCCAGTGCAACGATTGGAATTCTACAGGAATTATATGGTCAAGGGGCAATAAGCTTAGATGCGGCCTTGCCGGTTCTTTTCGGAGACAACATCGGAACAACCATCACAGCTATACTGGCTGCAATTGGGGCATCTGTTGCGGCAAGACGTGCTGCATTATCACATGTTGTGTTTAACCTCCTAGGGACAGCCATTGTTCTAGTGCTGTTAATACCTTTTGAAAAGTTCATTTTGTTCTTACAAAGTACGTTAAACTTAAATCCTGAAATGACAATTGCATTTGCGCATGGTTCCTTTAACTTAGCCAATGTAATCATTCAATTTCCGTTTATCGGCTTACTTGCACTTATTGTAACGAAAATCATCCCTGGTGAAGATGCGATTGTGGAATACAAAGCGAAACATCTGGATCCGATTTTCATTGAACAATCTCCATCTCTTGCTTTAGGACAAGCAAAAGAAGAAGTATTAAGAATGGGTGAGTTCTCTATAGTGGGTCTAGAGTCCACGCACAATTATTTAAAAACTGGTACATCTAAATATTCAGAACAAGCTTACTCTATTGAAGATGCTATCAACAACCTAGATAGAAAAATCACTGATTACCTTGTAAAACTTTCTTCGGCCTCACTATCCGATAATGAGTCAGAAGAACATTCTGCTTTAATGGACACAGTCCGTGACATTGAGAGAATCGGTGACCACTTCGAAAACATCGTGGAATTGGTGGATTATCAAATAGCCAATAAAGTGGAGTTAACAGAAGCTGCTGAAACAGATCTTGAAGAAATGTTTACGCTGACTCAATCAACTGTCAAAGAAGCTATTGAAGCTTTAAGAACGAATAATAAAGATTTAGCGAATGAAGTTAGATTGAAAGAAGACAAAATCGATAAAATGGAACGCTCACTTCGTAAGAAACATATCTTGCGTATGAATGAGGGATTATGTTCAGGTCAAGCTGGAATTGTGTTTGTTGATATTATCAGTAACCTTGAGCGTATCGGGGACCATGCTGTAAATATTGCGGAAGCAGTTCTTGGAGAAGATCACGAAACTTTATAA
- the pfkA gene encoding 6-phosphofructokinase, protein MKTIGVLTSGGDSPGMNAAVRAVVRKAIYHNLNVYGIYQGYAGLMAGNIKKLELGSVGDIIHRGGTILYTARSEEFKTLEGQQKGIEQLKKHGIEGLVVIGGDGSYRGAQKLTEHGFPCIGLPGTIDNDIAGTDYTIGFNTALHTVIDAIDKIRDTATSHERTFIIEVMGRHAGDIALWAGLAGGAETIIIPEIGFKLEDVVGRIKSGQKRGKKHTIIVLAEGVSSGVDFAKLIERETQLETRVSVLGHIQRGGTPTAFDRVLSSRLGGRAVELLMDGKAGRAVGMEKNQIVDYSFDEVFSMPHNIDESMYRLSQELSI, encoded by the coding sequence TTGAAAACGATTGGAGTCTTAACAAGTGGCGGTGACTCGCCTGGAATGAATGCGGCTGTCAGGGCTGTAGTAAGAAAAGCAATTTACCACAACTTAAATGTATATGGTATCTATCAAGGGTATGCTGGTCTTATGGCTGGTAACATCAAAAAATTGGAGCTTGGATCTGTAGGGGATATCATCCACCGTGGTGGAACTATACTATATACGGCTAGAAGTGAAGAATTCAAAACACTTGAAGGTCAGCAAAAAGGAATAGAACAGTTGAAAAAACATGGAATAGAAGGGCTTGTGGTTATTGGAGGAGATGGTTCTTACCGTGGAGCTCAGAAGCTTACAGAACATGGCTTTCCATGCATTGGTTTACCAGGAACCATTGACAATGATATTGCGGGAACAGATTATACCATTGGCTTCAATACGGCACTTCACACTGTGATAGATGCAATAGATAAAATTAGAGATACGGCAACCTCCCATGAACGTACATTCATTATTGAAGTAATGGGGCGCCATGCAGGGGACATCGCATTATGGGCTGGTCTTGCAGGTGGAGCAGAAACCATTATCATTCCAGAGATAGGGTTTAAACTGGAAGATGTAGTAGGCCGAATCAAGAGCGGACAAAAACGAGGTAAAAAGCATACCATCATTGTCCTTGCAGAAGGCGTTAGCAGTGGAGTGGATTTTGCTAAACTGATTGAAAGAGAAACACAATTAGAAACGAGGGTGTCTGTTCTCGGCCATATCCAAAGAGGCGGAACACCAACTGCATTTGACCGAGTTCTTTCAAGTCGTCTAGGCGGACGTGCTGTTGAGTTATTAATGGACGGAAAAGCTGGCAGGGCAGTGGGAATGGAAAAAAATCAGATTGTTGATTATTCATTTGATGAAGTATTCTCCATGCCTCACAACATTGATGAAAGTATGTATCGCTTGTCGCAGGAGTTATCTATCTAG